The Candidatus Atribacteria bacterium ADurb.Bin276 genomic interval AATACCATATACCAAATAGCAAGGCACCAGCCATCGCTATACCATACCAACGAACTTCTAATGGGCCAATAGTAAAAACAATCGGGTCTATTTTCATTGTTTTGTTTTTATTCCCTTAAATTCTATTGAAATTTTTCAATAATATTTTTTTTCTCGTCATCCACCAGAAATTTATCAAGAAAGAAAGCTATTAAGAATACTCCTAAAAATGACATGGCATAACGGCTTATAGCAAAACGAGGTCCTAAACTTTGAATTTCAAAGAGGAGCATAGGAATTTTCATCGTCGACCAGGCACCAATAAATATGAATATGTTTCTTAAGCTGGTTCCCTTTCGAAGCATAACTTCTGCTATTGGGAAAGCTGCATAGAGTGGTCCAGCCGCCAGGGCTCCTAAAGCTATTGATATGCCCGTTCCTTTCAACCCGGAACGATCACCCAGATGGCGAGTCACTTTTTCACGAGGGATCCAAACATCAAATAAACCAACTAAAATGAATACCGGCGGAATAATACCCAGCATAAACAGGATATTGTCAAATACCACGCGATAAATTCGTAATCCCTCTCGAGGAAGCCAAAAATAAACCAATACGCTGATAATTGCAATAATATATAATCCTCGAAAGCTTTTCCAAGATAATTTTTTCAAATCCTCACCACCATCCATACCACATATCCAACGACAAAGGAGAAAAAATAGGCCAAAAGATTTCTACCGATCGTTGCTTTCCATCCAAAAAAGCTGGCTTCCAAAGGTGCAGTTACAACGCCTACCATCATTAAGGTTGATACGAATACCGCCATCTGAGCGATCCCTGCTCCATTTTCAAGAAGCATTTTTGCCATTGGGAAGGCAACAAATCCTGGTATTAAGGTAATCGCCCCCACGATTGATGAAATGAGAAATCC includes:
- a CDS encoding putative permease, with translation MDGGEDLKKLSWKSFRGLYIIAIISVLVYFWLPREGLRIYRVVFDNILFMLGIIPPVFILVGLFDVWIPREKVTRHLGDRSGLKGTGISIALGALAAGPLYAAFPIAEVMLRKGTSLRNIFIFIGAWSTMKIPMLLFEIQSLGPRFAISRYAMSFLGVFLIAFFLDKFLVDDEKKNIIEKFQ
- a CDS encoding putative permease, with product MDLSTLIFYVIVLSLLGISFFKDRKKTVEALLKAWKSFIVLLPPFLTIIFLLGFLVVFIPEKTIALYIGEKSGFLGFLISSIVGAITLIPGFVAFPMAKMLLENGAGIAQMAVFVSTLMMVGVVTAPLEASFFGWKATIGRNLLAYFFSFVVGYVVWMVVRI